One window of the Equus asinus isolate D_3611 breed Donkey chromosome 28, EquAss-T2T_v2, whole genome shotgun sequence genome contains the following:
- the ANKRD11 gene encoding ankyrin repeat domain-containing protein 11 isoform X1: MPKGGCSKTPQQEEFPLSNDMVEKQTGKKDKDKVSLTKTPKLDRSDGGKEVRERATKRKLPFTVGANGEQKDSDTEKQGPERKRIKKEPVTRKAGLLFGMGLSGIRAGYPLSERQQVALLMQMTAEESANSPVDTTPKHPSQSTVCQKGTPNSASKTKDKVNKRNERGETRLHRAAIRGDARRIKELISEGADVNVKDFAGWTALHEACNRGYYDVAKQLLAAGAEVNTKGLDDDTPLHDAANNGHYKVVKLLLRYGGNPQQSNRKGETPLKVANSPTMVNLLLGKGTYTSSEESSTDSSEEEDAPSFAPSSSVDGNNTDSEFEKGLKHKAKNPEPQKTVTPVKDEYEFDEDDEQDRVPPVDDKHLLKKDYRKETKSNSFISIPKMEVKSYTKNNTIAPKKATHRILSDTSDEEDLSVTVGTGEKLRLSAHTILPSNKTREPSNSKQQKEKNKVKKKRKKETKGKEVRFGKRSDKFCSSESESESSGSGEDDGDSVGSPGCLKESPLVLKDPSLFSSLSASSTSSHGSSTAQKQNPSHTDQHAKHWRTDNWKTISSPAWSEVSSLSDSTRTRLTSESDCSSEGSSVESLKPVRKKQEHRKRGALSEKKNSFHSSVDGAIPKLDKEGKVVKKHKTKHKHKNKERGLCSVSQELKLKSFTYEYEDSKQRSDKAILLDNDISTENKLKVLKHDRDHFKKEEKLSKMKSDDKEWLFKDEIIKASKDDKSLRRVRDMNKDVSRPFRDEKDRSNKVEKEKSAKEKSPKEEKLRLYKEERKKKSKDRPSKLEKKNDFKEDKISKEKEKTFKEDKEKLKKEKVYREDSAFDDYCNKSQFLENEDTKFSLSDDQQDRWFSDLSDSSFDFKGEDSWDSPVTDYRDIKNDSVARLILETVKEDSKEKKRESRTREKRDYSEKRSDKDAFFRKKDRDYLDKNSEKRKDQIEKHKSIASYLSEKDKKRRESAEGGRDRKDRDLSDICRDRKDPLEGAKERKDGRAKPEEAYREDLKEYSCESIFKDRSDCDFGKNLEPWERHHSVREKEKKDGLEKEKKEKIKLEKYKDKSSDKDKNEKSLLEKCQKEKEFDKCFKEKKDTKEKHKDTHSKDKERKASFDQVKEKKEKCFSGIISEDFSEKKDEKKGKEKSWYIADIFTDESEDEKDDYTASGFKIGEAGEVQRVDGLQEKDDVREPHPSDRHRKHSVDRQHSEKPKEKEPKEKRRDRGATEGVKDKKEKAFEKHKEKKDKESTDKYKDRKDRASVDSTQERKSRQKPPEKAEKKPCAEDKAKSRHRERPDKEHGRERKASKGVELERSLLEKLEEEALRECREDSNDRASEVSSDSFTDRGQDPGLSALLDTSVTEPPEEKVKESCPQEKLKEKERHRHSSSSSKKSHDRERGKKEKSERKDKGEDYKETGSRRDSSQCEKEFLDADAYSISYNTKADIEDELDKTIEFFSTEKKDKNDSEREPSKKVEKELKPYGSGTINILKEKKRREKHREKWRDEKEKHRDKHGDGILKHAREEHKSAAKDKDSPPGSLRERPRDESLRPSEAKLKDKSKENPEKEKADSVKLSNGSDKLPPSKDVGRKDVRPREKLLGDGDLMMTSFERMLSQKDLEIEERHKRHKERMKQMEKMRHRSGDPKLKERVKSAEDMRKKSLDVPPKKPLGLDPALKDKKLKEAAPPPPASENKPHLGPAVDARDWLAGPHMKEVLPASPRPDQNRPTGVPTPASVVSCPSYEEAMHTPRTPSCSTDDYPDLGFDCTDPPPISSTSASACSPSFFDRFSGAASGISETPSQTPTRPVCTNLYRSVSVDIRRTPEEEFSVGDKLFRQQSVPTASSFDSPGQHLEDKAPVAPGPAEKFACLSPGYYSPDYGIPSPKADGLHCPPAAVVNVTPSPEGAFSGLQAKSPPSHRDELLAPSMEGALPPDLGIPLEATEDQQATAAIIPPEPSYLEPLDEGPFSTVITEEPVEWAHPAGSEQGLSSSLIGTAPENPVSWPVGSDLLLKSPQRFSESPKHFCPAASLHPAAPGPFGATEPPYPGSPASYPLSGTEPGLEEVRDTAVEAIPAAVSPSEEPTPFTPPSRLESFFSSCKSLPEAPPEGPPEPACVTTVAQVEALGPLENNFLENGHNLPVLGQVEPVPWSDPFTTPVDDLDLGPFSLPELPLQTKDVSDVETEPVEDSPLIPPENTPAGAPMVLNGGDVAASAAEEQLVLPPDQPVTRLPAEPEPLEEPKPAVMLNATAEAGAVSEARAPEDSNSSLGPVPALPEQLPPGGVDEEAECQEPSAVSHGAPDPPVDCLAQADGAGPHDTAGLEGPPSSVLPEATEPEPKPTAEAPKAPKVEEIPQRMTRNRAQMLANQNKQSSPPSEKEPAPAPRAKGRGSEEEDPQAQHPRKRRFQRSSQQLQQHMNTSTQQTREVIQQTLAAIVDAIKLDDIEPYHSDRSNPYFEYLQIRKKIEEKRKILCYISPQAPQCYAEYVTYTGSYLLDGKPLSKLHIPVIAPPPSLAEPLKELFKQQEAVRGKLRLQHSIEREKLIVSCEQEILRVHCRAARTIANQAVPFSACTMLLDSEVYNMPLESQGDENKSVRDRFNARQFISWLQDVDDKYDRMKVCGEQLLSPAGGQTSVGPHLEPSSKVTAHTHHHCSGRADQCSRQRTCLLMRQQHEAAALNAVQRMEWQLKVQELDPAGHKSLCVNEVPSFYVPMVDVNDDFVLLPA, from the exons ACTGCCCTTCACTGTGGGGGCCAATGGAGAGCAGAAGGACTCGGACACAG AGAAGCAGGGTCCTGAGCGGAAGAGGATTAAGAAGGAGCCTGTCACCCGGAAGGCTGGGCTGCTGTTTGGCATGGGGCTGTCTGGGATCCGGGCTGGCTACCCCCTCTCTGAGCGCCAGCAGGTGGCTCTCCTCATGCAGATGACGGCCGAGGAGTCTGCAAACAGCCCAG tagatacaacaccaaagcaTCCCTCCCAGTCGACAGTATGTCAGAAGGGGACGCCTAACTCTGCctcaaaaaccaaagacaaagtgAACAAGAGAAACGAGCGTGGGGAGACCCGCCTGCACCGAGCTGCCATCCGGGGGGATGCCCGGCGCATCAAGGAGCTCATCAGCGAGGGGGCAGACGTCAATGTCAAGGACTTCGCAG GCTGGACAGCGCTGCATGAGGCATGTAACCGTGGCTACTATGACGTCGCAAAGCAGCTGCTGGCTGCGGGGGCGGAGGTGAACACCAAGGGCCTGGATGACGACACCCCCCTGCACGATGCTGCCAACAACGGGCACTACAAG GTGGTAAAGCTGTTGTTACGATATGGAGGAAATCCTCAGCAAAGCAACAGAAAAGGAGAGACACCACTGAAGGTGGCCAACTCCCCGACCATGGTGAACCTCCTGTTAGGGAAGGGCACCTACACGTCCAGCGAAGAGAGCTCCACTG ACAGCTCCGAGGAGGAAGATGCCCCATCATTCGCGCCTTCTAGTTCAGTTGATGGCAATAACACAGACTCTGAATTTGAAAAAGGCCTAAAGCACAAGGCTAAGAATCCAGAGCCCCAGAAAACTGTGACCCCTGTCAAGGATGAGTATGAGTTTGATGAGGATGACGAGCAGGACAGAGTCCCTCCAGTGGATGACAAACACTTACTGAAAAAGGATTACAGGAAAGAAACTAAatcaaatagttttatttctatacCCAAAATGGAAGTGAAAAGTTACACTAAAAATAACACAATTGCACCAAAGAAAGCTACTCATCGCATCTTGTCAGACACGTCAGACGAAGAGGATCTCAGTGTCACCGTGGGGACAGGAGAGAAGCTGAGACTCTCTGCACACACGATATTGCCCAGTAACAAAACACGGGAGCCTTCGAATTCCaagcagcagaaggaaaaaaataaagtgaaaaagaaacgaaagaaagaaacaaaaggcaaagaagTGCGGTTTGGGAAAAGGAGCGACAAATTCTGCTCCTCGGAGTCAGAGAGTGAGTCCTCAGGGAGTGGTGAGGACGATGGGGACTCGGTGGGGAGCCCTGGCTGCCTCAAGGAGTCCCCGCTGGTGCTGAAGGACCCCTCCCTGTTCAGCTCCctgtctgcctcctccacctcGTCTCATGGGAGCTCCACTGCCCAGAAGCAGAACCCCAGCCACACAGACCAGCACGCCAAGCACTGGCGGACAGACAATTGGAAAACCATTTCTTCTCCTGCCTGGTCAGAGGTTAGCTCTTTATCAGACTCCACAAGGACGAGACTGACAAGCGAGTCTGACTGCTCCTCTGAGGGCTCCAGTGTGGAGTCACTGAAGCCAGTGAGGAAGAAACAGGAGCATAGGAAGAGGGGTGCCCTGTCCGAGAAAAAGAACTCCTTTCACTCCAGCGTGGACGGCGCCATTCCCAAGCTGGACAAGGAGGGGAAAGTGGTCAAGAAACACAAAACGaaacataaacacaaaaacaaggagAGAGGACTGTGTTCAGTCAGTCAGGAactcaaactgaaaagcttcacTTATGAGTATGAGGACTCCAAGCAGAGGTCAGATAAGGCTATACTTTTAGACAATGACATTTCTAcagaaaataagttaaaagtaTTGAAGCACGATAGAGACcactttaagaaagaagaaaaacttagcAAAATGAAGTCAGACGACAAAGAATGGCTCTTTAAAGATGAGATAATCAAGGCCTCCAAAGATGACAAGTCGCTCAGGAGAGTCAGAGACATGAACAAAGACGTGAGCAGGCCTTTCCGAGACGAGAAAGACCGCTCGAATAAAGTGGAAAAGGAGAAGTCAGCGAAGGAAAAGTCTCCCAAAGAGGAAAAACTGAGACtatacaaagaggaaagaaagaaaaaatccaaagacAGGCCttcaaaattagagaaaaagaatgattttaaagaggacaaaatttcaaaagagaaggagaagactttcaaagaagataaagaaaaactcaaaaaagaaaaagtttatagGGAAGATTCTGCTTTTGATGACTATTGCAACAAAAGTCAGTTTCTGGAGAATGAAGATACCAAATTCAGCCTTTCTGACGACCAGCAAGACAGGTGGTTTTCTGACTTGTCTGATTCGTCCTTTGATTTCAAAGGGGAAGATAGTTGGGATTCTCCAGTGACAGACTACAGGGACATTAAAAATGACTCCGTGGCAAGGCTGATCTTGGAAACAGTGAAAGAGGACAGCAAGGAGAAGAAGCGGGAGAGCAGAACCCGGGAGAAGCGAGACTACAGCGAAAAGCGGAGCGACAAGGATGctttctttagaaagaaagaCAGGGACTATCTGGATAAAAACTCTGAGAAGAGGAAAGACCAAATTGAAAAGCACAAAAGTATCGCCAGCTATctttcagaaaaagacaaaaagaggaggGAGTCTGCTGAAGGCGGGCGAGACAGGAAAGACAGGGATCTGAGCGACATCTGCAGGGACAGAAAGGACCCCCTCGAGGGCGCCAAGGAACGGAAGGACGGCAGAGCCAAGCCCGAGGAGGCGTACAGGGAGGACCTGAAGGAGTACAGCTGTGAGAGCATCTTCAAGGACAGGTCTGACTGTGACTTTGGGAAGAATCTGGAGCCTTGGGAAAGGCATCATTctgtgagagagaaggagaagaaagatggccttgagaaggagaagaaagaaaaaataaaactggaaaagtatAAAGACAAGTCCAGTGACAAAGATAAGAACGAAAAATCTCTCCTTGAAAAatgtcagaaggagaaagaatttgataaatgttttaaagagaaaaaagatactaaggaaaagcataaagatacacatagcaaagacaaagaaagaaaagcttctTTTGaccaagttaaagaaaaaaaggagaagtgtTTCTCTGGAATTATCTCAGAAGACTTCtctgaaaaaaaagatgaaaaaaagggTAAGGAGAAAAGCTGGTATATTGCAGATATATTCACAGATGAAAGTGAAGATGAAAAAGATGATTATACGGCGAGTGGATTCAAAATTGGAGAGGCCGGTGAAGTGCAGCGGGTGGATGGGCTCCAGGAGAAAGACGACGTGAGGGAGCCGCACCCCTCGGACAGGCACCGGAAGCACTCCGTGGACAGGCAACACTCAGAGAagccaaaagagaaagaacccaaagaaaagagaagggacagAGGAGCCACGGAAGGCgtgaaagacaagaaagaaaaggccTTTGAGAAGCACAAAGAGAAGAAGGATAAGGAGTCCACAGACAAATACAAGGACAGGAAGGACCGGGCTTCAGTCGACTCCActcaggaaaggaagagcagaCAGAAGCCcccagagaaggcagagaagaagcCCTGCGCAGAAGACAAGGCCAAGAGCAGGCACCGGGAGAGGCCAGACAAGGAGCATGGCCGAGAGAGGAAGGCGTCCAAAGGCGTCGAGCTGGAGAGGAGCCTGctggagaagctggaggaggaagcGCTCCGGGAGTGCAGGGAGGACTCCAATGACAGGGCCAGCGAGGTGTCCTCCGACAGCTTCACGGACCGGGGACAGGACCCGGGCCTGAGTGCCCTCCTGGACACGTCCGTCACAGAGCCCCCGGAGGAGAAGGTCAAGGAGAGCTGCCCCCAGGAGAagctgaaggagaaggagaggcaCAGGCActcgtcctcctcctccaagAAAAGCCATGATCGAGAgagaggcaagaaggaaaagtCCGAGAGGAAAGACAAGGGTGAGGATTATAAGGAGACGGGCAGCAGGAGGGACTCCAGCCAGTGTGAAAAGGAGTTCCTGGATGCCGACGCCTACAGCATTTCTTACAACACGAAAGCCGACATAGAAGATGAATTAGATAAAaccattgaatttttttctaccgaaaagaaagacaaaaatgattcTGAAAGAGAACCTTCcaagaaagtagaaaaggaaCTGAAGCCTTATGGATCTGGTACCATCAACATcctaaaagagaagaagagaagagagaagcaccGGGAGAAGTGGAGAGATGAGAAGGAGAAACACAGGGACAAGCATGGGGATGGCATCCTGAAACATGCCCGGGAGGAGCACAAGTCTGCAGCCAAAGACAAGGACAGCCCCCCAGGTTCTCTTAGAGAGAGGCCCAGGGACGAGAGCCTGAGACCCAGTGAGGCCAAGCTAAAGGATAAGTCCAAGGAGAATCcagagaaggagaaggcagaCTCAGTGAAACTCAGCAATGGAAGCGATAAGCTGCCACCATCCAAAGATGTGGGCAGGAAGGACGTCAGGCCCAGAGAGAAGCTTCTTGGAGACGGTGACCTGATGATGACCAGCTTTGAGAGGATGCTCTCCCAGAAAGACCTGGAGATTGAAGAGCGCCACAAACGGCACAAGGAGAGAATGAAACAGATGGAGAAGATGAGGCACAGGTCTGGCGACCCTAAGCTCAAGGAGAGAGTGAAGTCAGCCGAAGACATGCGTAAGAAGAGTCTGGATGTCCCTCCAAAGAAGCCGCTGGGGCTGGACCCTGCCCTTAAAGACAAGAAGCTCAAGGAggcggctcctcctcctccagcctctgagaATAAGCCCCACCTGGGACCAGCTGTGGACGCCAGAGACTGGTTGGCGGGACCTCATATGAAAGAGGTCTTGCCTGCTTCTCCCAGGCCTGATCAGAACCGGCCCACCGGGGTCCCCACCCCTGCGTCAGTAGTGTCCTGCCCCAGCTACGAGGAGGCGATGCACACCCCCAGGACCCCGTCCTGCAGCACTGACGACTACCCCGACCTCGGGTTCGACTGCACAGACCCCCCACCCATCTCTAGCACGTCTGCCAGCGCCTGCTCCCCCTCCTTCTTTGACAGGTTCTCTGGGGCGGCGAGTGGGATTTCAGAAACCCCTAGCCAGACACCCACGAGGCCTGTGTGCACAAACCTTTATCGTTCAGTCTCCGTTGATATCAGGAGGACCCCTGAAGAAGAATTCAGTGTTGGGGACAAGCTGTTCAGACAGCAGAGTGTCCCTACTGCGTCTAGTTTCGACTCGCCAGGGCAGCACTTGGAGGACAAGGCCCCTGTTGCTCCAGGTCCCGCCGAAAAGTTTGCTTGCTTGTCTCCGGGGTATTACTCCCCGGACTATGGCATCCCCTCCCCCAAAGCAGACGGTCTGCACTGCCCGCCTGCAGCTGTGGTCAATGTCACTCCCTCCCCAGAGGGTGCCTTCTCTGGTTTACAAGCAAAGTCCCCCCCTTCACACCGAGATGAGCTTTTGGCTCCATCCATGGAGGGAGCCCTTCCCCCTGACTTGGGCATTCCCCTGGAGGCCACAGAGGACCAGCAGGCCACTGCTGCCATCATCCCCCCTGAGCCCAGCTACTTGGAGCCCCTGGACGAGGGCCCCTTCAGCACGGTCATCACAGAGGAGCCAGTTGAGTGGGCGCACCCTGCTGGCTCAGAGCAAGGTCTCTCTTCCAGCCTAATTGGGACTGCCCCCGAAAACCCTGTCAGCTGGCCCGTGGGGTCAGACCTTCTGCTGAAGTCTCCACAGAGATTCTCAGAGTCCCCAAAACATTTCTGTCCAGCTGCGTCCCTCCACCCTGCTGCCCCAGGGCCCTTCGGTGCCACAGAGCCCCCTTACCCAGGGTCCCCTGCCTCATATCCTCTGTCAGGCACTGAGCCTGGACTCGAGGAGGTCAGAGACACTGCGGTGGAAGCAATCCCGGCTGCTGTCTCCCCTTCAGAAGAACCCACCCCTTTCACCCCTCCCTCCAGGCTGGAGTCCTTCTTCAGTAGCTGCAAGTCGCTTCCGGAAGCACCCCCCGAAGGGCCCCCCGAGCCTGCGTGTGTGACCACCGTGGCTCAGGTGGAGGCTCTGGGGCCCCTGGAAAATAACTTCCTGGAAAATGGTCACAACCTGCCTGTCCTCGGCCAGGTGGAGCCAGTGCCCTGGTCTGACCCCTTTACCACCCCTGTGGACGACTTAGACCTGGGACCCTTCTCACTGCCAGAGCTTCCCCTTCAAACTAAGGACGTTTCCGACGTCGAAACAGAACCTGTAGAAGACAGTCCTCTCATTCCTCCAGAAAATACCCCTGCAGGGGCCCCCATGGTCCTGAATGGTGGGGATGTCGCTGCATCAGCTGCTGAGGAGCAACTCGTGCTGCCCCCTGACCAGCCGGTCACCCGGCTCCCTGCCGAGCCCGAGCCCCTGGAGGAGCCGAAACCCGCCGTGATGCTGAATGCCACGGCAGAAGCAGGGGCTGTGTCAGAGGCGAGGGCTCCTGAGGACTCCAACTCCAGCTTGGGGCCTGTGCCAGCCCTCCCGGAGCAGCTTCCACCAGGGGGTGTTGACGAGGAGGCCGAGTGCCAAGAGCCCTCGGCTGTATCCCACGGTGCACCTGACCCTCCTGTGGACTGCTTGGCACAGGcggacggggctggcccccatgacaCTGCTGGGCTTGAGGGGCCTCCGAGCAGTGTCCTGCCCGAAGCTACAGAACCAGAACCCAAACCCACAGCCGAAGCCCCAAaggcccccaaagtggaggaGATCCCCCAGCGCATGACCAGGAACCGGGCTCAGATGCTGGCCAATCAGAACAAGCAGAGCTCGCCCCCTTCTGAGAAGGAGCCTGCCCCGGCGCCCAGAGCGAAGGGCCGCGGCTCCGAGGAGGAGGACCCGCAGGCCCAGCACCCGCGCAAACGCCGCTTCCAGCGCTCCagccagcagctgcagcagcacaTGAACACGTCCACACAACAGACGCGGGAAGTGATCCAGCAGACGCTGGCTGCCATCGTGGATGCCATCAAGCTGGACGACATCGAGCCTTACCACAGTGACAGGTCCAACCCGTACTTTGAATACTTGCAAATCAGGAAGAAGATTGAAGAGAAGCGGAAGATCCTCTGCTACATCAGCCCGCAGGCACCCCAGTGCTACGCCGAGTATGTCACCTACACGGGCTCCTACCTTCTGGACGGCAAGCCACTCAGCAAGCTGCACATCCCCGTG ATTGCACCCCCTCCCTCGCTGGCGGAGCCCCTGAAGGAGCTGTTCAAGCAGCAAGAGGCCGTGAGGGGGAAGCTGCGTCTCCAGCACAGCATCGAGCGG gaaaagctgaTCGTCTCCTGTGAGCAAGAGATCCTGCGGGTTCACTGCCGGGCAGCAAGGACCATTGCGAACCAGGCGGTGCCGTTCAGCGCCTGCACCATGCTGCTGGACTCTGAGGTCTACAACATGCCACTGGAGAGCCAG GGAGACGAGAACAAGTCAGTGCGGGATCGGTTCAACGCCCGCCAGTTCATCTCCTGGCTCCAGGACGTGGATGACAAGTATGACCGCATGAAG GTGTGCGGGGAGCAGCTCCTGTCACCAGCTGGCGGTCAGACCTCTGTGGGACCCCACCTTGAGCCCTCCTCAAAGGTCACAGCACACACCCATCACCACTGCTCTGGACGTGCTGACCAGTGCAGCAGGCAGAGG ACATGTCTCCTGATGCGGCAGCAGCACGAGGCTGCGGCCCTCAACGCTGTGCAGAGGATGGAGTGGCAGCTGAAGGTCCAGGAGCTGGACCCTGCAGGGCACAAGTCCCTGTGCGTGAACGAGGTGCCCTCCTTCTACGTGCCCATGGTCGACGTCAACGACGACTTCGTGCTTCTGCCAGCCTGA